GGAACAGGGGATTTAAAGCGAGGAGTTTATTTTTTTGTTCCCAAAACGACTGTAACCGAGGCAGGGGAAGAAAATAAAGTAGAGAAAGTTCTGGTTATAATATTGCAACAATGAATTGCCTGTATAGCGTAAACAATTTGACGGCGGAGCGAGACATAATTTACCGGTGTGTGTTTTGCCAGGCTGTTAAACCTGGATCAGCAGGTCTTCTTTTGAGATGTCGTTCCAGCGGCTGACTCGGGACAGAATGTCATTTAAAGTGCCTTTGGCAATTGTTTTGTGCAGAGGGACCGTGATCCGGTGTTCCCCTGCAGGAGTCATCCGGCTCAGCTGGACATGACTGCCGCGCTGGCGCAGTATCTGATAGCCGAGCCGGCGCAGGAGGGCGACAATCGCTTCGCCGCTAATCTGGGGCAATTTCGGTGCCACCGGCAACCTTGATCTTGGTGTGAATTGCCAGCGTCAGCGGTTTACCCTTCTTCAGCTCCTCTTCAAAGTGGCAGGCGGCAGCGTCCCGGAGTTCCTCAACGAGATTGTCAAGGGAGTCACTGCAGGTGAAGATGTCGGCGTTGATGCCGCGGGCACACCAGCATTTGCCATCAGTATAAACCTCAAACTTTATGATCACGATTAATTATTGTTCGTTGTCTGGTGGAGTCAATAACAGTAACCCGGTCATTCGGGTTTTACCAGCGGCTGGACAATCTGCCCGTAAGGGGCGGGAACCTGCATGAAGTAGACACCGGCAGGGAGCAGGTGAAGGTTCCGGGCGGGAACTTTTCTGCCGGTCCGGTCGTAGAGGTGAAAGTCTGCGGGAAGTAAATTCACAGTTCGGGCGTTAAGTATCGTGGGAATTCGAAGGCCAGGGGTTGAGTGATTTTCCACCGGCTGGCTGGTGAAAATTTCTGCCGGCACCCGCAGGTGGATTACCGCATTGCGGGTGGCACTGCCTTCGCCCAGCTCCCAGGAGCCCGCCTGCCGGTCGGCAAAGCAGAGGATGTGCAGGGTGTCGTTCACCACTTCGGCAAGAGCAGGGAAGCGCTTGCTGGTTTCGTCCGGCTGAGTGAGCCGGACCGGTGGGGTCCAGGTTCTGCCGTTATCAAACGAGGCACAGCCCCAGATGTCAGCCCGGGCGATGCCGGTAACCGGGTCAATGTTATCCGGATCAAACTGCTCCCAGACCACATAGAGCCGGTTCAGGTCGGAATTGAGCCGCCGGCGGTCAATCCCGATTGAGGGGCGGTCCAGTGCCAGGGTGTGGAGTCCGAGCCGGGCGGTGTCGGGAAAGCGGTATTCGCAGATCAGACTCCAGGCCGGTCGCTGATAAGGGCAGTAGTGCCAGAGCTGAACCCGTCCCCGGTTCGTGCCGTCATAAAGGTCGCAGACAAGATGGGGCTGAATTGAGTCATAAACCAGACTGCCGGCAAAGAGGGAGCGGTTGAGCGGTGCGGGCACAGAGTCAGAGAGGCTGTGCAGGGGATACCAGGTGCCACCGTTGTCCGGGGTTTCGCGGAAGAAAAGTTTCCGGCTGGTGTGTTCCGCCCAGACGAACCCGAGCCGGCTGGAGATTTTGGAGGCGGCGATATTGTGGCGGGGAAAGGGTCCGATCGGACCGAGGTTGCGGTATGACCAGGGGCTGAGGTAGTAAAGGCTGTCGTTGCGGATTGCAGCAAATTTCGGATAGCCGAACCGGGCAGCAGCAACCAGGCTGAACCGGGCATCAGTGGCAATTTCAGTTTCATAGAATCTGCCCGCACCGGCGGTTGAATCGCTGAAACAGGAGACGACCCTTCTGCCCTGCTCGAGACGGTCGGCGGAGATCAGCGGTCTGCCATTGGTGATATTGATGTCC
This candidate division WOR-3 bacterium DNA region includes the following protein-coding sequences:
- a CDS encoding type II toxin-antitoxin system HicA family toxin: MAPKLPQISGEAIVALLRRLGYQILRQRGSHVQLSRMTPAGEHRITVPLHKTIAKGTLNDILSRVSRWNDISKEDLLIQV
- a CDS encoding type II toxin-antitoxin system HicB family antitoxin, giving the protein MIIKFEVYTDGKCWCARGINADIFTCSDSLDNLVEELRDAAACHFEEELKKGKPLTLAIHTKIKVAGGTEIAPD